From one Anopheles cruzii chromosome 3, idAnoCruzAS_RS32_06, whole genome shotgun sequence genomic stretch:
- the LOC128274033 gene encoding probable G-protein coupled receptor 158, with protein MNMLQLDVNQCPDNYYEPNAFKNTHKCDVKSSYCVPILGRGYETGGYKCECLQGFEYPYEDLITYYDGQLVEAEFDNIVQDKESRYDTFKCRLAGAAALQVELTILVFVTLFGWIMLRRNQC; from the exons ATGAACATGCTACAGTTGGATGTTAACCAGTGCCCGGATAATTATTATGAGCCGAATGCATTCAAAAACACTCATAAATGCGACGTGAAGTCTTCATAT TGCGTACCAATCCTGGGCCGTGGCTACGAGACGGGCGGCTATAAGTGTGAATGTCTGCAGGGATTCGAGTATCCGTACGAAGATTTGATCACCTATTACGACGGCCAGTTGGTGGAGGCTGAGTTTGATAATATCGTGCAAGATAAAGAGTCGCGTTATGACACGTTCAAGTGCCGTCTGGCTGGAGCTGCTGCGCTGCAAGTAGAGCTTACGATACTGGTCTTTGTGACACTGTTCGGTTGGATAATGCTGCGCAGGAACCAGTGCTAG